A genomic stretch from Podospora pseudoanserina strain CBS 124.78 chromosome 3, whole genome shotgun sequence includes:
- a CDS encoding hypothetical protein (EggNog:ENOG503NUVP; CAZy:GH18; COG:G), with the protein MGQTCTTVQVETGERSQLTGYNPAPEFCSNFQVGQHLCCSELDQHVCCSKGDLPDFSPQPNPDGSCHTYTVQANDNCWDIAAAYYITQQQINDFNQNTWGWAGCANLMLDAKICLSTGSPPMPAPFANAICGPQVPGTLKPANMNDLATLNPCPLNACCNVWGQCGIDENFCIPSPVPGGGPGTATPGSNGCIASCGMDIVGGTTPPAEFKRIAYWEAWNANRPCLHMPANRIDTNYYTHVHFAFGDITPGFQVDVSNLQGPYNDFKALTGVKRIMSFGGWSFSTSHDTYAIFRSGVTPAQRYAFAQDVVNFIINEGLDGVDFDWEYPSAPDLPDIPPANPTDGQDYLSFLQTVRSLLPSHLSISIAAPSSFWYLKGFPIDEIADVVDYIVYMTYDLHGQWDYNSPWSSPGCPTGNCLRHHTNKTETLTSLAMITKAGVPSSKIIIGMALYGRTVKMSIPGCWGPDCYFTGPASGAEPGRCTAEAGYLSNWEIEEIIKSDPSAFRYSDEHGDILVYGEGQWVSWMSRGSYEARVGWVRGLNMGGTSDWAVDLGEDWGEGALC; encoded by the exons ATGGGCCAAACCTGTACCACCGTTCAGGTTGAGACTGGAGAGA GGTCACAACTCACCGGTTACAATCCCGCCCCCGAATTCTGCTCGAATTTCCAAGTCGGACAGCACTTATGCTGCTCAGAGCTCGATCAGCATGTCTGCTGCTCCAAGGGAGACTTGCCCGACTTCTCCCCGCAGCCCAACCCGGACGGTTCATGCCATACCTACACTGTTCAGGCCAACGACAATTGTTGGGATATTGCAGCGGCTTACTACATTACACAGCAGCAAATCAATGACTTCAACCAGAACACATGGGGCTGGGCGGGTTGTGCCAACCTCATGCTGGATGCCAAGATCT GCCTTTCAACAGGTTCACCGCCCATGCCAGCCCCATTTGCCAACGCCATTTGCGGACCCCAGGTTCCCGGGACCCTCAAGCCCGCCAACATGAACGACCTTGCGACCCTCAACCCATGTCCCCTCAACGCTTGCTGCAACGTCTGGGGACAATGTGGTATCGACGAAAACTTCTGCATCCCAAGTCCAGTCCCTGGAGGTGGACCCGGCACGGCCACACCAGGGTCAAACGGTTGTATCGCCAGTTGCGGTATGGACATCGTCGGAGGCACTACTCCTCCTGCAGAGTTTAAGCGGATTGCTTACTGGGAGGCATGGAATGCAAACCGTCCTTGTCTTCACATGCCT GCGAACAGAATCGACACCAACTACTACACCCACGTCCACTTCGCCTTTGGTGATATCACCCCCGGCTTCCAAGTCGACGTCAGCAATCTCCAGGGACCTTACAACGATTTCAAGGCCCTGACGGGTGTGAAACGTATCATGAGTTTTGGCGGTTGGagcttctcaacatcacACGACACCTATGCCATCTTCCGATCTGGTGTCACTCCAGCTCAACGATACGCTTTTGCTCAGGATGTCGTCAAT ttcatcatcaacgaAGGCCTCGACGGCGTCGACTTCGACTGGGAATATCCCTCCGCCCCAGACCTCCCCGACATCCCCCCGGCCAACCCCACCGACGGCCAGGActacctctccttcctccaaaCTGTCCGCTCTTTGCTGCCAAGCCacctcagcatcagcatcgcAGCCCCTTCCTCGTTTTGGTATCTGAAAGGCTTTCCCATAGATGAGATCGCCGATGTGGTTGACTACAT AGTATACATGACCTACGACCTCCACGGCCAATGGGACTACAACAGCCCCTGGTCCTCCCCGGGTTGTCCCACCGGCAACTGCCTCAGGCACCACACCAACAAGACCGaaaccctcacctccctcgccatgaTCACCAAGGCGGGCGTCCCCTCGTCCAAAATCATCATTGGCATGGCGTTGTACGGACGCACGGTGAAGATGAGCATACCGGGGTGTTGGGGACCGGATTGTTATTTTACCGGTCCGGCATCGGGGGCTGAGCCGGGGAGGTGTACAGCTGAAGCTGGGTATCTGTCCAACtgggagattgaggagatcATCAAGAGTGATCCGAGTGCTTTTCGGTATAGTGATGAGCATGGGGATATTTTGGTGTATGGGGAGGGTCAGTGGGTGAGTTGGATGTCGAGGGGGAGTTATGAGGCTagggtggggtgggtgagggggttgaatATGGGGGGGACAAGTGATTGGGCGGTGGATTTGGGTGaggattggggggagggggctttGTGCTAG
- a CDS encoding hypothetical protein (COG:S; EggNog:ENOG503PE42), with the protein MAMQSTSINLEQLLFPHSDFPSPYISPGGYLNFHGKGLAVVPELEDVQRPSSRLSPATTVAENDNISSATRLKPPPVSHQRRTGRRSLGATTGRPRASSPATVASKDDHLQCPLCSEVGAYTACRRKNDLKRHMRNYHNTNAQWACPKRGCGKTYDCLPGMKAHLKEPSHGNLHRSSECTTTILCPRVVFACGFTNCKHVFETPDAADPAETATDYFHHVANHVEANRHNQAWSHSTCFRNLMRQAGIYDGWKNRHPKGKDLKWQPHTSIVLRKMLETRHVPDSELLVLWAVRLGSKPYSESPSPAPRGLPEALCLPVSELCGCSAKSVLPSPSHPNPSPGSPEVPENLADRSAELDSAAYSGTSAFSQNVNDQGYTQGTTVGVSRPFDNSPQLEDGYPLLTVNQQPAIEWSGYHYNRNNQDMSDTRIDPALLSVRGQSWWMDYGMEGVDAAREVDDLSSW; encoded by the exons ATGGCTATGCAAAGCACCAGCATCAACCTTGAACAATTGCTCTTCCCGCACTCGGATTTTCCCAGCCCTTACATAAGTCCTGGTGGGTACTTAAACTTTCATGGGAAGGGATTGGCAGTTGTTCCGGAGTTGGAAGATGTTCAAC GTCCATCCTCACGCCTCTCTCCCGCGACTACCGTTGCCGAGAATGACAACATATCCTCCGCTACAAGACTTAAACCACCTCCTGTCTCACATCAACGGCGCACTGGACGACGTTCTCTCGGTGCCACCACAGGTCGCCCGCGTGCCTCGTCACCAGCAACCGTGGCTAGCAAAGATGACCATCTCCAGTGCCCCCTCTGCTCTGAAGTTGGGGCATACACGGCCTGTCGCCGGAAGAATGATCTTAAACGCCATATGCGAAATTATCATAACACCAATGCACAGTGGGCCTGCCCGAAGCGTGGCTGCGGCAAGACATATGACTGTCTTCCGGGGATGAAAGCGCACCTAAAGGAGCCCAGTCACGGCAACCTCCACCGATCTTCGGAATGCACCACGACCATACTCTGCCCCCGAGTTGTCTTTGCCTGTGGCTTTACCAACTGCAAACATGTCTTCGAAACACCTGACGCCGCCGACCCTGCCGAGACAGCTACTGATTACTTTCATCACGTCGCCAACCACGTCGAGGCCAATCGCCACAACCAGGCCTGGTCCCACTCAACCTGCTTCCGAAATCTCATGCGGCAAGCGGGTATCTATGATGGCTGGAAGAATCGACACCCCAAGGGCAAAGACTTGAAGTGGCAGCCGCACACATCAATcgtgttgaggaagatgcTGGAGACCAGGCATGTGCCCGATAGTGAGCTGTTGGTGCTCTGGGCTGTCAGGTTGGGTTCTAAGCCGTACTCTGAATCCCCTTCGCCGGCACCGAGGGGTCTCCCTGAGGCTCTCTGTCTTCCTGTATCCGAGCTGTGTGGATGCAGTGCCAAGTCGGTGCTTCCGTCGCCATCCCACCCCAATCCTTCTCCCGGTTCGCCTGAGGTTCCTGAGAACTTGGCCGACAGGTCTGCAGAGCTTGATTCAGCTGCTTATTCTGGCACTTCTGCTTTCAGCCAGAATGTAAACGATCAAGGCTATACCCAGGGTACTACAGTTGGTGTCAGCAGGCCGTTTGATAACTCCCCTCAACTGGAAGATGGATACCCATTGCTCACGGTAAACCAGCAGCCAGCTATCGAATGGTCCGGTTATCACTACAACAGAAACAACCAGGACATGTCAGACACCAGGATTGACCCCGCGCTTCTCAGCGTGAGAGGCCAGTCATGGTGGATGGACTATGGGATGGAGGGCGTCGATGCTGCCCGTGAGGTGGACGACCTGTCGAGCTGGTAG
- a CDS encoding hypothetical protein (COG:S; EggNog:ENOG503Q57R): protein MSYEAICKATGASIKQIQYALTTPLTPRTDRRGRKPSQFTDEEKHRIARAFSDDPIARKLKWEDLRWYLEGFDRFKDQAFITAMRAAGYQRKVLPRRIKLTPAHMQARLAFAREQLALWPRPEDWEKVAFSDETWATNSHMWKRWLTVHEVEDIEAWASIRQKPHGWMFWAIICGAVKAGSFVWEKEYGGINSEKYQRYIVPIDYQFIMEKREQGTSVVFQHDNASSHVSNATRAYMTGLGIEQLTWPAKSPDLNPIENVWFWMKNWIELNYDVEALSKTALRRAILAAWEAVPRDWLLQLAHSMPGRLQKIIDAEGKLIPY from the coding sequence ATGAGCTACGAAGCCATATGTAAAGCTACTGGCGCGTCGATCAAACAGATTCAATATGCCCTCACCACGCCGTTGACCCCGCGAACCGACCGTCGTGGCCGAAAGCCCTCGCAGTTCACCGACGAAGAAAAGCACCGTATTGCTCGTGCCTTCAGTGACGACCCTATCGCTCGCAAGCTCAAGTGGGAGGATTTACGCTGGTATTTGGAGGGCTTTGACCGATTCAAAGATCAGGCCTTCATCACGGCGATGAGAGCTGCCGGCTACCAACGCAAGGTCCTACCGCGGAGGATTAAGCTCACGCCGGCTCACATGCAGGCTCGCCTGGCCTTTGCCCGCGAGCAATTGGCACTTTGGCCTCGCCCGGAAGACTGGGAAAAAGTGGCCTTCAGTGATGAGACCTGGGCAACCAATAGTCACATGTGGAAAAGGTGGCTTACGGTACACGAAGTCGAAGATATTGAAGCCTGGGCCAGTATACGGCAAAAGCCTCACGGTTGGATGTTCTGGGCTATAATATGCGGGGCGGTGAAGGCTGGGTCTTTTGTGTGGGAAAAGGAATATGGAGGTATCAACAGTGAGAAGTACCAGAGGTATATTGTCCCAATTGACTACCAATTTATTATGGAGAAAAGGGAGCAAGGTACTTCTGTAGTCTTCCAGCACGATAATGCCTCCTCCCACGTATCGAATGCCACACGGGCTTACATGACTGGCCTGGGAATTGAACAGTTGACCTGGCCGGCAAAGAGCCCTGATTTGAACCCTATTGAAAATGTGTGGTTTTGGATGAAAAATTGGATTGAATTGAATTACGATGTGGAAGCCCTGAGCAAAACGGCTCTCCGGAGGGCTATTCTGGCCGCGTGGGAAGCAGTGCCCAGGGACTGGCTTCTTCAATTAGCCCACAGTATGCCTGGGAGGTTGCAAAAAATCATTGATGCGGAGGGCAAGCTCATACCATATTAG
- the ILV2 gene encoding Acetolactate synthase, mitochondrial (COG:H; EggNog:ENOG503NVDF), translated as MIRQTSRALKALATTRPSQQRIASLTQKASAITGVRNGPSDVRNQSTSAAAKVPAADVRAKPAQSFNAEPNHVQPLANARKNDVDESFIGKTGGEIFHEMMLRHGVKHIFGYPGGAILPVFDAIYNSPHFDFVLPRHEQGAGHMAQGYARASGKPGVVLVTSGPGATNVVTPMADALADGTPMIVFTGQVVTTAIGSDAFQEADVVGISRACTKWNVMVKNVAELPQRINEAFEIATSGRPGPVLVDLPKDVTAGILRRAIPTAPAIPSLPSAASRAALEASEKQLRASIKRVAHLVNIAKKPVIYAGQGVISSERGVELLRELANKASIPVTTTLHGLGAFDELDEKSLHMLGMHGSAYANMSMQEADLIIALGGRFDDRVTGSVAKFAPAAKAAAKENRGGIIHFEILPKNINKVVQATEAIEGDLGKNLDLLLPQVESKTMADRKEWFAQINEWKKKWPLSDYERAAREGLIKPQTLIEELSNLTADRKENTYITTGVGQHQMWAAQHFRWRHPRTMITSGGLGTMGYGLPAAIGAKVAKPDSLVIDIDGDASFGMTLTELSTAAQFNIGVKIIVLNNEEQGMVTQWQNLFYEDRYSHTHQKNPDFMKLADAMGIQHRRLIKPDETREALQWLIDTDGPALLEVVTDKKVPVLPMVPGGSALHEFITYDGVKDLARRELMRQRTCGLHG; from the exons ATGATCCGTCAAACCAGCCGCGCCCTCAAGGCGCTGGCCACTACTCGGCCTAGCCAACAGCGAATTGCTTCCCTCACACAAAAGGCTTCTGCCATCACAGGTGTCCGTAATGGGCCATCAGACGTTAGGAATCAGTCCACATCGGCTGCCGCAAAGGTGCCCGCTGC CGACGTACGAGCAAAGCCCGCCCAATCATTCAACGCCGAGCCCAACCACGTTCAACCTCTGGCCAACGCCCGTAAGAACGATGTCGACGAGTC GTTTATCGGCAAGACTGGTGGTGAGATCTTCCATGAGATGATGCTTAGACATGGCGTCAAGCACATTT TCGGCTACCCTGGCGGTGCTATTCTTCCCGTGTTCGATGCCATCTATAACTCGCCACATTTCGATTTTGTCCTTCCCAGACACGAGCAGGGCGCTGGCCACATGGCCCAGGGTTACGCCCGCGCTTCTGGCAAGCCCGGTGTCGTCTTGGTGACTTCCGGTCCTGGTGCCACCAACGTTGTGACACCAATGGCTGATGCGCTTGCGGACGGTACTCCCATGATCGTTTTCACTGGCCAGGTCGTTACCACAGCCATTGGTAGCGATGCGTTCCAAGAAGCCGACGTTGTGGGCATCTCCCGCGCCTGCACCAAGTGGAACGTCATGGTGAAGAATGTCGCTGAGCTGCCTCAAAGAATCAACGAGGCCTTCGAGATTGCCACCAGCGGAAGACCTGGCCCTGTTCTCGTGGATCTTCCCAAGGACGTGACGGCTGGTATCCTGCGTCGTGCTATTCCCACGGCCCCCGCTATTCCGTCGCTCCCCAGCGCTGCCTCCCGCGCCGCTCTCGAGGCCAGCGAGAAGCAGCTCCGTGCTTCTATCAAGCGTGTGGCTCATTTGGTCAACATCGCCAAGAAGCCCGTCATCTACGCTGGCCAAGGTGTCATTAGCTCGGAGCGCGGTGTTGAGCTGCTCAGAGAGCTTGCGAACAAGGCGTCCATCCCCGTGACGACGACCCTTCACGGTCTCGGTGCCTTCGACGAACTTGATGAGAAGTCCCTCCACATGCTCGGCATGCACGGCTCAGCCTATGCCAACATGTCGATGCAGGAGGCTGATCTCATCATTGCTCTCGGTGGCCGCTTCGATGACCGTGTTACCGGTAGTGTTGCCAAATTTGCCCCAGCGGCTAAGGCTGCGGCGAAGGAGAACCGCGGAGGTATCATTCACTTCGAGATCCTCCCcaagaacatcaacaagGTCGTGCAGGCCACTGAGGCTATCGAGGGTGATCTTGGCAAGAACCTCGACTTGCTCCTGCCCCAGGTGGAGAGCAAGACCATGGCTGACAGAAAGGAGTGGTTCGCTCAGATTAACgaatggaagaagaagtggcCTCTTTCTGACTACGAGCGTGCTGCCCGCGAGGGCTTGATCAAGCCTCAGACACTGATTGAGGAGCTCAGCAACCTCACAGCTGACCGCAAGGAGAACACCTACATCACCACTGGTGTCGGCCAGCATCAGATGTGGGCTGCTCAGCACTTCCGCTGGAGACATCCCCGCACCATGATCACCTCCGGTGGTCTCGGTACCATGGGCTACGGTCTGCCGGCCGCCATCGGTGCCAAGGTGGCCAAGCCAGATTCCCTTGTCATCGACATCGACGGTGATGCTTCCTTTGGCATGACCCTTACCGAGCTCTCCACCGCTGCTCAGTTCAACATTGGCGTCAAGATCATCGTTCTGAACAACGAAGAGCAGGGCATGGTTACACAATGGCAGAACCTCTTCTACGAGGATCGCTACTCCCACACTCACCAGAAGAACCCCGACTTCATGAAGCTCGCCGACGCCATGGGCATCCAGCACAGGCGTCTCATCAAGCCTGATGAGACCCGGGAAGCTCTCCAGTGGCTGATTGACACTGATGGCCCAGCCCTTCTGGAGGTTGTCACTGACAAGAAGGTTCCCGTTCTCCCCATGGTTCCCGGTGGGTCAGCTCTTCACGAGTTCATCACATACGACGGTG TCAAGGATCTCGCGAGAAGAGAACTCATGCGCCAGCGCACTTGCGGTCTCCACGGTTAA
- a CDS encoding hypothetical protein (COG:S; EggNog:ENOG503NUWW), with translation MSDIAKKTLPSRKGKKQQQQQEVSTPQEENVPRSAPSPPAIDLQKEQNKNREEEEENDEVVTTSGDFEGNDGSEVERESGGYTHLEKPKETEEGIQMEDKEEEKPEKVEPEAMSDKTETEAGEDTKTTTEEKVESSEKPESDKAEEETQTSAADKISEAPSGLTEQAKKAFDQASENQPTDEAREEFLKSAKEDATTTSEKPPASETVDKAASEKPDVEAADNNIDEPEPATSEKPDIDTKTVSDKAESVAKSGSEKPDVEQQTEKAPSTTGTEQQQRQTEAGEQAQEQFDPHQIQDGQSQVQDFSPSQAEGQPEGTIQEDQPQGVEAGEGSTVAEQMDFSILKNGTVNKGGNVVSDGKVVGRVVSGILQYLIGKKVDENGDIWSDNGKIIGKAEPISDSERDDMLKESAPFESFPDAVVDGNGMVVSNGEWVGKIIEGDVKQLRGKSVDADGDVLDKAGNVIGKAERWEPEEEVEEEVKEVDNSLLAGKRVNKAGYVVDGNGVIYGRVVEGDPKRMVGRMCDRKGNILSESGDVLGKAELVSEGEREGSKEGPFAELEGCTVAKDGTVVTPSGDIVGRLVKGEGKVLFGRAVDEDGDVLDKNGNVIGKAERWEPEEVQKSKNPMSGRKVNKEGNVVDGDGNLIGKLTSGDPQVCSGKGIDDDGDVVDQKGTVIGHCSLLEDIPEVKDEETPEQKEKREQAENDKKMAIQMSVCIAQCLDKIRPICKMITEKIDKAERTPEDERDEEQLVKEVRPLIEEGGRILTEAQGIIKGLDPDGRISANAKHKTAAREATPEEYRLAELLKDLTGDVTQCIDNAKRKLEDMPHAKKELNPLWGLLNEPLFQILAAVGLLLSGVLNLVGRLLSGLGLGGLVDGLLGTLGLNRVLAGLGLGSFSDSLKSGKKKKGGLLGGVLGG, from the exons ATGTCCGACATTGCGAAGAAGACGCTCCCCTCCCGCAAGGGaaagaagcagcaacagcagcaggaggtctccaccccccaagaGGAAAACGTCCCTCGCtctgccccctcccctccggcTATTGATCTCCAGAAGGAGCAGAACAAGAaccgggaggaggaggaggagaacgaCGAGGTTGTGACCACGTCGGGGGATTTCGAGGGGAATGATGGCAgtgaggtggagagggagagtggGGGGTATACTCATCTGGAGAAGCCCAAGGAAACAGAGGAGGGGATCCAGATGGAggataaggaggaggagaagccggAGAAGGTTGAGCCCGAGGCTATGAGTGACAAGACGGAGActgaggctggggaggataCTAAGACTAcgacggaggagaaggtcgaGTCGTCCGAGAAGCCAGAGTCTGACAAGGCTGAGGAAGAGACCCAGACCTCCGCCGCGGATAAGATCTCTGAGGCGCCGTCGGGGTTGACGGAGCAGGCTAAGAAGGCTTTTGACCAGGCGAGCGAGAACCAGCCTACTGATGAGGCTAGGGAGGAGTTCCTCAAGAGTGCAAAGGAGGATGCTACCACCACATCGGAGAAGCCTCCTGCCTCGGAGACAGTCGACAAGGCTGCCTCGGAGAAGCCAGACGTTGAGGCTGCGGATAACAACATCGACGAGCCTGAGCCTGCTACTTCTGAGAAGCCAGACATTGACACCAAGACTGTCAGCGACAAGGCCGAGTCTGTCGCCAAGTCAGGGTCCGAGAAGCCCGATGTTGAGCAGCAAACAGAGAAagccccctccaccaccggcacggagcagcagcaacgccAAACTGAAGCTGGTGAGCAAGCACAAGAGCAATTCGACCCCCACCAAATCCAAGACGGCCAGTCACAGGTCCAGGacttctccccatcccaagcCGAAGGTCAACCCGAAGGTACAATCCAAGAGGACCAACCCCAAGGCGTCGAAGCAGGCGAGGGCTCCACCGTAGCCGAACAAATGGACTTTTCCATTCTCAAGAACGGCACCGTCAACAAAGGCGGCAACGTCGTTTCCGATGGCAAGGTTGTCGGTCGTGTCGTGAGCGGCATCCTGCAGTACCTCATCGGCAAGAAGGTCGACGAAAACGGGGATATCTGGTCCGACAACGGCAAGATCATCGGCAAGGCTGAGCCCATCTCTGACTCGGAACGTGATGACATGCTCAAAGAGTCTGCGCCGTTCGAGTCCTTCCCTGACGCGGTTGTTGACGGGAATGGGATGGTTGTCAGCaatggggagtgggtgggCAAGATTATCGAAGGGGATGTCAAGCAGTTGAGGGGGAAGtctgttgatgctgatggggacGTGCTTGACAAGGCGGGGAATGTGATTGGGAAGGCGGAACGTTgggagccggaggaggaggtggaggaggaggttaaGGAGGTGGATAATAGCTTGTTGGCTGGGAAGAGGGTCAACAAGGCGGGGTatgtggttgatgggaaCGGGGTTATTTacgggagggtggtggagggggatccgaagaggatggtggggaggatgtgtgATAGGAAGGGGAATATTCTGAGTGAGAgtggtgatgttttggggAAGGCGGAGTTGGTTAgtgagggggagagggagggatcCAAGGAGGGGCCGTTTGCCGAGTTGGAGGGGTGCACGGTTGCTAAGGATGGGACTGTTGTTACGCCTTCGGGGGATATCGTGGGGAGATTGGTGAAGGGAGAGGGCAAGGTCTTGTTTGGCAgggcggttgatgaggatggtgatgtgttGGATAAGAATGGCAATGTCATTGGCAAGGCTGAGCGCTGGGAGCCCGAGGAGGTTCAGAAGTCCAAGAACCCCATGTCGGGCCGCAAGGTCAACAAGGAGGGcaatgttgttgatggtgatggtaaCCTCATTGGCAAGTTGACTTCTGGCGATCCTCAGGTCTGCTCGGGCAAGGGGATTGACGACGacggtgatgttgtcgaccAGAAGGGCACTGTCATTGGCCACTGCTCGCTTCTTGAGGACATTCCTGAGgtcaaggacgaggagacaCCTGAACAGAAGGAGAAGCGCGAGCAAGCTGAGAATGACAAGAAGATGGCCATCCAGATGTCTGTCTGCATTGCCCAGTGCCTTGACAAGATTCGACCTATCTGCAAGATGATCACCGAG AAAATTGACAAGGCAGAGCGCACTCCGGAAGACGAGCGCGACGAAGAGCAGCTTGTCAAGGAGGTCCGCCCTCTAATCGAAGAGGGTGGCCGCATCTTGACCGAGGCTCAAGGCATCATCAAGGGCCTCGACCCTGATGGCCGCATCTCGGCCAACGCCAAGCATAAGACTGCTGCTCGCGAGGCCACTCCGGAGGAGTACCGTCTTGCTGAGCTCCTCAAGGATCTCACTGGCGATGTCACTCAGTGCATCGACAATGCCAAGCGCAAGCTTGAGGATATGCCCCACGCAAAGAAGGAGCTCAACCCTCTGTGGGGTCTGCTCAACGAGCCTCTGTTCCAGATCCTTGCCGCcgttgggttgttgttgagtggTGTGCTCAACCTCGTTGGCAGATTG CTAAGCGGCCTTGGATTGGGAGGACTGGTTGACGGGTTGCTAGGTACACTCGGCTTGAACCGCGTCCTTGCCGGATTGGGTCTTGGATCCTTCAGTGACAGTCTCAAGTCGggtaagaagaagaagggtggtCTTTTGGGCGGAGTCTTGGGTGGCTAA
- a CDS encoding hypothetical protein (EggNog:ENOG503PGFV; COG:S), producing MTSKQFTQASQLPRSRRQSQDDIVEVGHEDESDIEVEDITDQPEPETQEKRDLPDRTKSRSPAYVAPIPKIGSIPEVSPGISLSPERPKLPPYVGSILMGKTVDEYGDIVDDQTGQVLARAGGDLPEIIGRKVSNRDGDILGDNGELLGYVADIEIERKPSTSPHSPRTESQPRSLLDMMRKANASLMVDHLGNILDASGNVVGKFLDNNNPLHRKEKEQQELRERIQQQAEAGPSSVRKKKQGKKSEKEGKEGGQEDGVADEQEEHPSPPPKSPKREQQKQSQAKEQEQEPDQPRQPRRTEEERRQNAESWRKENPSDSPSDIFLDVKSTKEGIQLTIRIPTVFGSQQIKPNISFS from the coding sequence ATGACATCCAAACAATTCACTCAGGCATCTCAACTGCCAAGGTCTCGCCGGCAGTCACAGGATGACATTGTGGAGGTTGGCCATGAAGACGAGAGCGACATCGAAGTTGAGGACATTACCGACCAGCCGGAGCCAGAGACACAGGAAAAAAGGGATCTCCCAGACAGAACGAAAAGTAGGAGCCCAGCATATGTTGCCCCTATTCCCAAGATTGGCAGCATTCCAGAGGTTTCCCCTGGAATCTCCTTATCACCTGAGCGACCAAAATTGCCGCCTTATGTGGGGTCTATTCTGATGGGCAAGACAGTTGATGAGTATGGGGACATTGTAGACGATCAGACGGGGCAGGTGCTCGCCCGTGCCGGCGGTGACCTCCCCGAGATTATTGGGCGCAAAGTCTCCAACAGGGACGGCGACATACTGGGAGACAACGGGGAACTTTTGGGTTATGTCGCCGACATTGAGATCGAAAGGAAACCCAGCACGAGCCCACATTCACCACGGACCGAGTCCCAACCTCGCAGCTTACTGGACATGATGCGAAAGGCCAATGCTTCCTTGATGGTTGACCACCTGGGCAATATTCTGGATGCGTCTGGGAATGTCGTGGGGAAGTTccttgacaacaacaacccgcTTCACCGCAAGGAGAAAGAGCAACAGGAACTTCGAGAGCGCATTCAACAGCAAGCAGAGGCTGGGCCGTCATCAGtgaggaaaaagaagcaagGGAAAAAGTCTGAGAAGGAAGGCAAAGAGGGAGGTCAGGAGGATGGCGTGGCAGACGAGCAAGAAGAGCATccgtcaccgccgccaaAATCTCCCAAGAGagagcagcagaagcagtcTCAGGCAAaagagcaggagcaggagccggACCAGCCGAGACAACCCAGACGAacggaggaagagagaagacAGAACGCGGAATCTTGGAGAAAGGAGAACCCCAGTGACAGCCCGTCCGATATCTTCCTGGACGTGAAGTCAACAAAGGAAGGGATTCAACTTACCATTCGGATTCCTACCGTGTTTGGTAGTCAGCAGATCAAGCCTAACATCTCGTTTTCTTGA
- a CDS encoding hypothetical protein (EggNog:ENOG503P1Y9): MSSRSGSETKKPKRQPKPQVYESEGEESEDYAPPPRRRGKRQQQQGGGGPLDSLALDSVGQTAGGLVNGATGVLGGVAGGAVNQQGGGGGGKSDTLRLRLDLNLDIEITLKAKIHGDLELALLRDISKTRPPMWRTISRLFA; the protein is encoded by the exons ATGTCTTCCCGAAGCGGCTCAgagaccaagaagcccaagcgCCAGCCAAAGCCCCAGGTCTACGAGTCTGAGGGTGAGGAGTCTGAGGACTatgctcctcccccacggAGACGCGGAAagcgccagcaacagcagggcggcggtggtccCCTTGACAGCCTTGCCCTCGACAGCGTCGGACAAACAGCAGGCGGCCTTGTCAACGGTGCAACCGGTGTGCTAGGTGGTGTAGCTGGCGGCGCCGTCAACCAacaaggcggtggtggcggcggcaagaGCGACACTTTGAGGCTTCGTCttgacctcaacctcgacattGAGATTACTCTCAAGGCAAAGATCCATGGTGATCTTGAGCTTGCTCTCTTG AGAGACATAAGCAAGACACGCCCTCCCATGTGGAGGACGATCAGCAGGCTGTTTGCCTAG